The nucleotide window GTGGTCCACGCCACCCTCAAGGCCCTCAATGTGGCCCTGGCCGCCGCCGAGGCCGGCGACTCCACGGCCACCGGGGCGGCCGCCCCGCAGGATGCGCCCCACGCGGCGGCCGACGGGGGCAGCAGGGCGACGGTCACCGGCCTGGCCCTGGACCTGCGCGCCCAGCTCGACGTCCTGGGCCTGGACCCACTGGCCGAGCCCTGGCGCGCCCAGGTACTCGACGGCGCCGGCTCCTCCCAGAGCAGCACCGCCATGGAGACCCTCGGCCGTCTCATCCAGCACGACCTCGACGAGCGCGCCCGGGCCCGCGCCGACAAGGACTGGGCCCGCGCCGACGCCCTGCGCGACAAGCTGGCCGAGGCGGGAGTGGTGGTGCAGGACTCCCCCACCGGCGCGCGCTGGCACCTGGCCTGAGACACGAAGGAGAACGAGGATGCCCGGCAACGAGCAGTACCCCGGGGCCAAGCGCCGGCCCGGTTCCAAGAAGGGCGCAACGAAGGGCTCGGGCGGGCAGCGTCGTCGCGGCCTGGAGGGCAAGGGGCCCACGCCCCGGGCGGAGAACCGGGTGGGCCACCCCAAGGCCAGGGCCAAGGCCCGCGCGGAGGCGCGCGCCGCCCAGCCCAACCACGCCAAGCAGCTGGAGCGGATCCGGCGCCGCTACGACGTCGGCCCGGACCACGAGATCCTGTGCGGGCGCAACGCCGTGGCCGAGGCCGCCTACGCGGGGGTCCCCATCTCGCGGGTGTTCATGGCCGTCTCCGCGGAGTCCGATGAGCGCCTGGGCGCCGTCGTGCGCCGCGCCGCCCTGCTGGGCGCCCCGGTGCTGGAGGTCACCAAGCTCGACCTGGAGGCACTGACCCAGGGGGCCGTCCACCAGGGTGTGGCCATCGAGGTGCCCGCCTACGACTACGCCGAGGCCATCGACCTGCTGGAGCGGGCCCGCGCCCAGGGCCGCACCCCCCTGCTCGTCGCCCTGGACCAGGTCACCGACCCCCACAACCTGGGCGCCATCCTGCGCAGCGCCGGGGCCTTCGGCGCCGACGGCGTCATCATCCCCGAGCGCCGCAGCGCGGGGGTCAACGCCACCGTCTGGAAGGTCTCGGCCGGGGCGGCCGCCCGCGTGCGCGTGGCCCGCGAGACCAACCTCGTGCGCACCCTGGGCCGGCTGAAGAAGGAGGGCTGCTTCGTCGTGGGCCTCGACGGACGCGGCGAGACCCCCATCGAGGGGCTCACCGTGGCCGACGCGCCCCTGGTGCTGGTCACCGGAGCGGAGGGGGCGGGCCTGTCGCGCCTGGTGCGCGAGTCCTGCGACATGCTGGCCAGCGTTCCCATCGCCGCCGCGGTGGAGTCCCTCAACGCCGCAGTGGCCACGGGCATCAGCCTCTACGAGGTCGACCGCCTGCGGCGCCGGGCCCGCGGCGGGGCCTGAGCCCCGGACCACGGCCGCCCGCCCCATGACCGCCCCACCAGGGCGGGCCCCGCCGGGCCGCGGCCCGCACCTCTCCCCATGCCTTCCCACCCCGTCCCCACAGACACCGGCGCCCAATGCTGACACAATGGGCGTCAGCCGAACACAGGAGGTCCCCATGGCCCAGGACGCTTCCCAGCGCTGGAACCGCACCGACGGCGTGCTCATCGCCCCCGGCACCACGCCGGAGGAGGTCGCGGCCGCCTTCGCCGAGCGCGGCGTCGTCGTGCGC belongs to Actinomyces capricornis and includes:
- the rlmB gene encoding 23S rRNA (guanosine(2251)-2'-O)-methyltransferase RlmB; this encodes MPGNEQYPGAKRRPGSKKGATKGSGGQRRRGLEGKGPTPRAENRVGHPKARAKARAEARAAQPNHAKQLERIRRRYDVGPDHEILCGRNAVAEAAYAGVPISRVFMAVSAESDERLGAVVRRAALLGAPVLEVTKLDLEALTQGAVHQGVAIEVPAYDYAEAIDLLERARAQGRTPLLVALDQVTDPHNLGAILRSAGAFGADGVIIPERRSAGVNATVWKVSAGAAARVRVARETNLVRTLGRLKKEGCFVVGLDGRGETPIEGLTVADAPLVLVTGAEGAGLSRLVRESCDMLASVPIAAAVESLNAAVATGISLYEVDRLRRRARGGA